CAAGAGAGGCGCGAATTCTGTAGACTGTGCTCTCCGAGACTCCTGCAGCAGCGCCTATCTCTGCGCCGGGGGCCTCGAAGTCCTGAGTCAGTCGCTCAATCACAGGGATGTCACCAGCTCTGAGCCTGCAGACGCTTGGAGGCGATGCAAACAGGTCTCCGAGCACTGGCACCTCACCGCCTTGCCTCAACATCAACCTCAGATGCAGCATGTCCGGAGTCCACGAGTGGTCTCTGCTTCTGGTGAAGTATAGGCTTGAGAAATGAGGAGCACCATTCGACAGAGTCCAGATGGAAACGGAGTCTGCGGTGCTGCGAAGGGTCTTCATCAGGTTGACCGCTTCCTGCCTGTACTCTCGCGGATAGAGCACCACCATGAATACGACGGGCTTGGGAGTGTCCACGAAGAAGGTCTTTTCGATGTATGGCGACGTCAAGAGCAGGGTCGGTCGCTCTAAGACAACCAGCATCCGCTCAAAGCCAATTGCATATGGGTTCACGAGAGACCTCAGTCTGACCAGCCCGGAGTCACGGAGACGCTGACAGGCTCTTCTTGTCTGCGGATAGCTCAACTCAGCTCTCGCAGCCAATTCGTGTAGACTGAGCCCGGGGTTCTTCAGCCACTCGTGCAGGATGCGGAGTTCGTTCGGGCTGAGAAGCGACACCTTGAGTGACCAGAGCTCGTCAATGAGTGACTCGAGGTCTCTCTGTGTGATCACATTCACTCCGCCAAGCGCAACGACGTGCTTCAGCCGCTCTATCAGGTCTGAGTACAGGTGTCCGCGGTACGTTCTCACTATGCTGCGGAGCCTCTTGAGAAACGGGTCCTCTTGAAAGAGCTCGTACTCAGGACCCGTCTCTAGAATCCGAATGTACCTCATGACGGCCTCGGCAGAGGGAGAGAGCTTGGCAGCGATGCCACTGACTGCATCTACGTCAGAGACGTCTCTGGAGTCCTCTGAGTCGACGGCCTCGTTCAAGGCTCGAAACCTCTCAGATTCATGATGCGCATTAGAGGATTTAAGGAACAACAGGAATGGCGCCAACTAGAGAGGAGCGGACTCATTCCAAAGCCTGTCAAAGTACGACACAGCCATGTCAGCAAACACCGGTGCGGACGCATAGATGCCCAGCAGTGAGTCACCGCTGCCGGTCCCAGCCAACATTATCAGTGTCATGAGTCGATCAGCTATGAGACCTCCTCCGAAGACCTTCTCACGGACGCGGACCTGTACACAGGATGGCAACGCTGTCAGAAGTGTACCTGGAATACCAGAGGTCAGAACACGCACCTTCGGTATCCGTACAGTCAGTAGTCTCTCGACGAGTGCAGAGAGGTCCTCAGCAATCGAAGTCTCGCCCTGCTCCGTATCGATGGTCGGGACGGAGAGCATGAGTTCCTCTCGAG
This window of the Candidatus Thorarchaeota archaeon genome carries:
- a CDS encoding MarR family transcriptional regulator, whose amino-acid sequence is MNEAVDSEDSRDVSDVDAVSGIAAKLSPSAEAVMRYIRILETGPEYELFQEDPFLKRLRSIVRTYRGHLYSDLIERLKHVVALGGVNVITQRDLESLIDELWSLKVSLLSPNELRILHEWLKNPGLSLHELAARAELSYPQTRRACQRLRDSGLVRLRSLVNPYAIGFERMLVVLERPTLLLTSPYIEKTFFVDTPKPVVFMVVLYPREYRQEAVNLMKTLRSTADSVSIWTLSNGAPHFSSLYFTRSRDHSWTPDMLHLRLMLRQGGEVPVLGDLFASPPSVCRLRAGDIPVIERLTQDFEAPGAEIGAAAGVSESTVYRIRASLVENNTLLPRLSVNIPALDGRVVAILTPSSAARVMSAWSLLPLTYVSRLDSLEERNCARVILHSALPRGSCAALTEMVSSEMSMIDEYSVYEMAAGIHRAMPLSLLAGDESHRARWSSDFFDARSYGVIRREASPHAIPLDFA